The Streptomyces sp. NBC_00483 genome contains the following window.
GGTCGAAGGTGACACGGGTGGCGTCACGCAGCGCCTTGTCCAGGACCTCGCTGTCGAGGGCGGCGTCCGTGGTGAGGACGACCAGCATGGTGGCGAGGCCGGGGGCCAGCATGCCGGCGCCCTTCGCCATGCCGCCGACGGTCCAGCCCTCGCCCTGGTGCACCGCCGTCTTGTGCACGGAGTCAGTGGTCTTGATGGCGATGGCGGCCTTCTCGCCGCCGTGCTCGGAGAGCTGGGCCGCGGCCTTGTCCACGCCGGGCAGCACCTTGTCCATGGGCAGCAGCTCGCCGATGAGGCCCGTCGACGCGACGGCGACCTCTCCCGCGTTCACCTCGAGGACCTCGGCGACCTTCTCGGCCGTCGCGTGCGTGTCCTGGAAGCCCTTGGGTCCCGTGCAGGCGTTGGCGCCACCGGAGTTGAGGACGACTGCGGAGACGAGGCCGCCCTTGAGGACCTGCTCGGACCAGAGGACCGGGGCGGCCTTGACGCGGTTGGAGGTGAAGACGCCCGCGGCCGCCAGGCGGGGGCCGCGGTTGACCACGAGGGCCAGGTCCGGGTTCCCGCTGTTCTTGATTCCGGCGGCGATGCCCGCGGCCTGGAATCCCTTGGCTGCCGTCACACTCACGGCGCGACTCCGATCGTCGAGAGCCCGGTGGTCTCGTCGAGACCGAGGGCGATGTTCATGGATTGGATGGCACCGCCGGCGGTGCCCTTGGTCAGGTTGTCGATCGCGCTGATGACGATGACGCGGCCCGCGGCTTCGTCGTACGCGACCTGGATCTGCGCCGCGTTCGACCCGTACACGGCGGCCGTCTGCGGCCACTGGCCCTCGGGCAGCAGATTGACGAACGGCTCCTCGCCGTACGCCTTCTCGTACGCGGCCCGCACCTGCTCGGAGGTGACGCCGGGCTTCGCCTTGGCGCTGCACGTGGCGAGGATG
Protein-coding sequences here:
- the argJ gene encoding bifunctional glutamate N-acetyltransferase/amino-acid acetyltransferase ArgJ, which produces MSVTAAKGFQAAGIAAGIKNSGNPDLALVVNRGPRLAAAGVFTSNRVKAAPVLWSEQVLKGGLVSAVVLNSGGANACTGPKGFQDTHATAEKVAEVLEVNAGEVAVASTGLIGELLPMDKVLPGVDKAAAQLSEHGGEKAAIAIKTTDSVHKTAVHQGEGWTVGGMAKGAGMLAPGLATMLVVLTTDAALDSEVLDKALRDATRVTFDRVDSDGCMSTNDTVLLLASGAAEVTPEYEEFAQAVRLVCDDLGRQLIGDAEGASKDIKVEVINAASEDEAVEVGRSIARNNLLKCAIHGEDPNWGRVLSAIGTTKATFEPDELNVAINGVWVCKNGGVGEDRDKVDMRYREVVVTADLAAGTETATIWTNDLTADYVHENSAYSS